A DNA window from Ornithodoros turicata isolate Travis chromosome 10, ASM3712646v1, whole genome shotgun sequence contains the following coding sequences:
- the LOC135369807 gene encoding urease accessory protein UreG-like yields the protein MAAPVAAETCRFVQAGAAKGSQDHGGHVHDHGGHGHTHERMDTPGSYVARAKPITRTDFSKRAFTVGIGGPVCSGKTALVLALCQYLRNKHNICVVTNDIFTREDWEFLVRNDALPEERLRAVETGGCPHAAIREDYSVNMDVVRELSRKFSPEMILVESGGDNLAANFSRELADYIIYVVDVAGGDKIPRKGGPGVTESDLLVINKTDLAEAVGADLNRMAQDANFMRQGGPTIMAQAKHGVGVPEVSEQILRAAFDAVQRQ from the exons CCGGTGCAGCAAAAGGCTCGCAAGACCACGGCGGACACGTCCATGACCATGGTGGTCACGGCCACACACACGAGCGCATGGACACTCCAGGAAGCTACGTGGCCCGCGCGAAGCCTATCACGAGAACGGATTTCTCGAAGCGCGCCTTTACTGTGGGCATCGGTGGACCCGTGTGCTCTGGAAAGACTGCTCTTGTCCTGGCGCTCTGTCAGTACCTCCGGAACAAGCATAACATCTGTGTAGTCACCAATGATATCTTCACCAG GGAGGATTGGGAGTTCCTCGTCCGTAACGATGCGTTGCCGGAAGAACGACTGCGAGCCGTGGAAACGGGAGGCTGTCCCCATGCCGCCATTCGAGAG GATTACTCCGTGAACATGGACGTGGTGCGCGAACTATCTCGAAAGTTCTCTCCCGAGATGATCCTGGTAGAGAGCGGCGGGGACAACCTGGCTGCCAACTTCAGCCGTGAACTGGCCGACTACATCATCTACGTGGTTGACGTGGCGGGCGGGGACAAGATACCGCGCAAGGGCGGGCCCGGGGTCACCGAGAGCGACCTCCTGGTCATTAACAAGACCGACCTGGCGGAAGCCGTCGGAGCAGACCTCAACAGAATGGCGCAGGACGCGAACTTCATGAGACAGGGCGGCCCCACTATTATGGCTCAGGCGAAGCACGGCGTGGGAGTTCCTGAAGTGTCGGAGCAGATTCTCAGGGCCGCTTTCGACGCTGTACAGAGGCAATGA